Sequence from the Salvelinus namaycush isolate Seneca unplaced genomic scaffold, SaNama_1.0 Scaffold3019, whole genome shotgun sequence genome:
atataaccccacccactttgccaaagcacagcccccacaccactagagggatatcttcaaccaccaacttaccatcctgagacaaggccgagtatagcccacaaagatctctgccacagcacaaaccaaggggggggcgccaacccagacaggaagatcacgtcagtgactcaacccactcgagtgacgcacccctcctagggacggcatgaaagagcaccagtaagccagtgactcagcccctgtaatagggttagaggcagagaatcccagtggagagaggggaaccggccaggcagagacagcaaatATAATGGACAATACTTGCCAATGACAATATTAAGTTGTAGAAGAACTTCCTTTACCTGTAAATAGTACACCCTACACTGCCTAACAAAATCTGAAGATTTTTTCCCCCCGCAAAACGCAGAAATTTGATGCTAAGAATTCCCGCGAAATGTCTTGGGTTTGGCTTCTGTGTGAACATGCGCACTCAGTCTCAGTTAAAATCACCACTGAACTGCAAATCACACGGTAACTGTGTGGTTCTGAATCACTACTGAACTGCAAATCACACAGTAACTGTGTGGTTCTGAATCACTACGGTAACTGTGTGGTTCTGAATCACTACGGTAACTGTGTGGTTCTGAATCACTACGGTAACTGTGTGGTTCTGAATCACTACGGTAACTGTGTGGTTCTGAATCACTACGGTAACTGTGTGGTTCTGAATCACTACTCAAAGGTAACGCTATAAAACGTGGCGTACCACATTCACCATACTAAAGGTGTGATTGGTAAAATGATTTCCAAGTCTAGTCGAGTGCACCAGCATATGGTACATTTAACTCACGAGATTAGGTTTCATTCATTAGTCTACATTCCCCCTGGAATCTGCTCTTCCTCAAACCCCTTCCCCCATTTTACTGCTGGGAGCTAGGCAcgcagttgagagagagagaaatggaggacGAACCAAACGGCTCCGGGAGTGGGTGTATTGTTTCAGACGTGTTGTTAGTTACACAATTACGACACGACAATAAACCTACAGTCACAATAACCAAAAACACGCCAAATGTTACTGCAGCAGCTAATCAAAATACAAGGCTACTCAATGCACTGTCTGTAAAATAAGAGATTCTTTCTGACTAGTGGTGTGTTCGCAcattcactctggagtgccagagcgttgtcagattatcAGTTCGTAAATGCAGAGCGTTGTCAGATAGtcagttcgtaaattcagagcgttgtcagattatcAATTCGTAAATTCAGAGAGTTGTCAGATTAtcagttcgtaaattcagagcgttgtcagattatcaattcgtaaattcagagcgttgtcagattatcagttcgtaaattcagagcgttgtcagattatcagttcgtaaattcagagagtTGTCAGATTATcaattcgtaaattcagagcgttgtcagattatcaattcgtaaattcagagtgttgtcagattatcagttcgtaaattcagagagtTGTCAGATTATcaattcgtaaattcagagcgttgtcagattatcaattcgtaaattcagagcgttgtcagattatcaattcgtaaattcagagcgttgtcagattatcaattcgtaaattcagagcgttgtcagattatcaattcgtaaattcagagcgttgtcagattatcaattcataaattcagagcgttgtcagattatcaattcgtaaattcagagcgttgtcagattatcaattagtaaattcagagcgttgtcagattatcaattcgtaaattcagagcgttgtcagattatcaattcgtaaattcagagcgttgtcagattatcaattcgtaaattcagagcgttgtcagattatcAGTTCGTAAATTCAGCGCGTTGTCAGATTATCAATTCGTAAATTCAGCGCGTTGTCAGATAGTCAGTTCGTAAAtccagagcgtttcgctctctgcgttcagagcgcacactggacgctagCGGAGGAGTCGAGTTGATCAGAGCATTCTGACCTaccaacggcagtcaagcacccaagctaactggctaaagttggatagctacttccagacacacatgagaacaccccactctgaccatttacCTCGCCCGTAGCAGAGCTGTTTGGTTGTTCtatagagcgttggtgactaactgtgccgctggcaacaatttaataacgtttactgacaccggtcatattcaacgggtgttgcgcgtttgtaaattcatcagttattctgcgctcttgGACTCAGACGAGACgggtctgaaatcggagtagatagccagagtgaatttacgaacaacCTAGATCTGACGAGTTTATATATGATCATAACCTCCATAAAGAGCTGCGAGTAACGATTACTTTGTAGCAGTTTGTAAAccataaacactctaaatagcaCTATAGAATCACTGGTCATATCGTTTTAATATGTAATAACACATTTTGTCTGATCCAGGCTTCCCTCTGCCATTTCTTCAACCTCCGACGTTCCGTGCGTAAAATAGCCTGTTTGGTATTCCTGCGTGGAGGGCATGCGCGTTAAATAGAGGGGGTGTGGAAGGATAAATAAAACAACTTAACGGGGACTTTACACACCTAAGCATACTTTACACACCTTGGTATAACTATCATATGAGTTATTCAGGTGTTGTCGATGTGTCGTGCTGTTCAGGCCTGAGCCCGTCGGAGGTCCTATTTGACGGCAGCGCGGAGGGGTTTGTTGTGTGGCCAGGCCTGGCGGTGCTGTGGTTTGAATGGAGGAAGCGTCTTCCTGCAGGGTAAACAGTGACGACTATAGGGCACACTTCCTCAGACTAACTCGGCCCAGGACTCTTAAAAACAACCCCAAAATGGAATCAGACAGTAAAATAGTCGCACAGCTGAGTTCTGGTGAGTAAAGCCAGCTGAATATGTGACATTTTGGATGTTTTAATTGCTATCTGCGTCGCTCCTGCGTCCTCTGTAACTCACCGCTCCGTCCTCTCTCTCGCCTCTACAGAACTCTACTTCCTAATCGTCCGCTTTCTACAGGCTGGACCGTGCCAGAACGCAGCGGAGGTGGGTCAGATGCTACTTTACAATTATTTACTATATTCCCAGATTTGTCTCGTtgtgtgatttatttttttataaattatatttcCAGACGTTGATCCgtgaggtggaggagaaggaggtaagTGTGTCTGTTCGCGTCGCAtgtcgctgctctctctctgtactttctcATGTTGATTTTTTTAAGCACATTTTTCATTTGAATGTTTTAAAACCCAAATCGACGCGTTTATGGCGTTACTGATCGGAGTGAACTGTGTGTCTGTGCTGCAGCTACTGCCCACACGACGGGACTGGACGGGGAAGGAGCATCATGGGAGATACGAGGATTTGGTAAGGCTGATCTATAACCTACCAAAAAGTTTTTTTTAGAGAGAGCTAAATAAAAATTGAATTTCGCGCAATTTTTTTTTAAGTAGGAGAAAAAAGTCAAAAGGATTTGTAAGCGAAAACCCGAACCCAACCCGGGCCAGAAGGGACCAGGGGTCAGGGTCCTGCTTTATATGGGACCCTGGAGTGTGAGTTTGGTGAcaggcatatccaaaacattttATTAGTAGTGGAAATGTGTGTGAAATGTTGGTACGTCATGAGTGTTGTGGTGTTGGAGCGCGGGGGGAGGGACTCCTGCGACACAGCGAGATAGAGGCGCCCAGCTCCTGCTGTCGGGAACCGTGTGGATAACGGGACGAGGTAAAACACAGCTTTTAGGAGAATATGAACTGTCATATCACAAAGAAATACAGCCTTCTAAAGAGCGTTTTATCAGAAGGAGTTGTGGCAGGGGGGAGGAGTGTGTGTTAGGCATACATCAGGACtgaaggagatggggagagagagagagggagacatataTTGAGCTGATGCCCTATTCTTATGGCTTTATTAATTAATGGGTTAATTAACAGGTTATTAGCCTACATGGTGATTTTACATATTGGGCATGATGGCATGGAAAACACCATGCAATGCCAATAGAACATTTATTTTAGACTTAAGAGTTTTGAGATTTTTAGGGCAAATTATGAAAATAATGACCTATGCTCttatctttttcccacaacatgAATCAGATGTAGCGGTCTCATCTAAAACTAAATCTATTATAGAACAACGATAGTCAGTGTCTTACTGACCcatcactcctccctccctccctggctcCTCCCTCCCGCCCTCCTTCCTCCACTTCTCCCCCCTCCTGCCTCCTCCGCTCtgtttctccccccccctcctgcctctctcctccgctcctccctccctttctccctcgctcctccctcccttcctccactccctcccccctcctgcctcctccactctgtttctccccccccctcctgcctctcctccgctcctccctcccttcctccactcccccccccccctcctccctccctcctccgctCCTCCTCCGCTCTGCCGTTTCTCCCTCCGCCAGTGAGCAGGGTTGTGGAGCGCGGTCGACCAGGcctaatgtctctctgtctgcgtgATGATTCTTCCGCGGCTTCGTTTTAAGATGCGACATGTTCCTAGTTATTAGACACAATGGAGGAATAAGGATTgtattgacagacagacagacagacagacagacagacagacagacagacagacagacagaccgtttTTAACCTACACATTTATGTTGAGTTATAGACATCTAGCCACTAGGTTGACCACACAAATGTCTAAAGATTACATTTAAAATGCCACTACTATTACTAATAATCCACATTATAATTACTGCTAATTATGTTCAAATAATAGTCATTATAATAATAATGGCGATAATAATATTAGTAATGATAGTAAATAGTtgaaatatattattattttaataatAACACTAATTCTGATAATACTATCAGGATCATCGTTTCCACCCTGTAGTAGATGGTATTATTGATTCGTATTAAAGAGTCATTTTGAACATTGATTCTATGACGGCACCAATACTAGTAATGTAGTGACGATAGTGATAGTTGGTGTCTTTATTTATTGTAATAAAACAAATCATTGTGATTGATCAGACAGCTGTTAGATGTTACTGTTGTACACATGACTGATTTCAACTGGATGATcagctaccacacacacacacagacaatccaTCCATTGTGGCTGTCTGTGGCTGTATCTGTCTGTGGCTGTATCTGTCTGTGGCTGTATCTGTCTGTGGCTGTATCTGTCTGTGGCTGTATCTGTCTGTGGCTGTATCTGTCTGTGGCTGTATATGTATCTGGCTGTATATGTCTGTGGCTGGCTGTGGCTGTATATGTCTGTGGCTGTATCTGTCTGTGGCTGTATCTGTCTGTGGCTGTATCTGTCTGTGGCTGTATCTGTCTGTGGCTGTATCTGTCTGTGGCTGTATATGTCTGTGGCTGTATCTGTCTGTGGCTGTATCTGTCTGTGGCTGTATATGTATCTGGCTGTATATGTCTGTGGCTGGCTGTGGCTGTATATGTCTGTGGCTGTATCTGTCTGTGGCTGTATATGTCTGTGGCTGTATCTGTCTGTGGCTGTATCTGTCTGTGGCTGTATCTGTCTGTGGCTGTATCTGTCTGTGGCTGTATATGTATCTGGCTGTATATGTCTGTGGCTGTATATGTATCTGGCTGTATATGTCTGTGGCTGTATCTGTCTGTGGCTGTATCTGTCTGTGGCTGTATCTGTCTGTGGCTGTATCTGTCTGTGGCTGTATCTGTCTGTGGCTGGCTGTGGCTGTCTGTGGCTGTATCTGTCTGTGGCTGTATCTGTCTGTGGCTGTATCTGTCTGTGGCTGTCTGTGTTCTTATCAAATGGATCACATCTGCAGACCAATGATATTGTGTTAAAGGGTCATTATGTGTTTTGGGGGTGAAAAGGGGAGGGGCTGAATGTAGTGATAACTGAGGAGAGAGAGTCTAATTGGGAAACAGAGGGGCTGAATGTAGTGATAACTGAGGAGAGAGAGTCTAATTGGGAAACAGAGGGGTTGAATGTACTGATAACTGAGGAGAGAGAGTCTAATTGGGAAACAGAGGGGCTGAATGTAGTGATAACTGAGGAGAGAGAGTCTAATTGGGAAACAGAGGGGTTGAATGTAGTGATAACTGAGGAGAGAGAGTCTAATTGGGAAACAGAGGGGTTGAATGTACTGATAACTGAGGAGAGAGAGTCTAATTGGGAAACAGAGCGGCTGAATGTAGTGATAACTGAGGAGAGAGAGTCTAATTGGGAAACAGAGGGGTTGAATGTACTGATAACTGAGGAGAGAGAGTCTAATTGGGAAACAGAGGGGTTGAATGTACTGATAACTGAGGAGAGAGAGTCTAATTGGGAAACAGAGGGGCTGAATGTAGTGATAACTGAGGAGAGAGAGTCTAATTGGGAAACAGAGGGGTTGAATGTACTGATAACTGAGGAGAGAGAGTCTAATTGGGAAACAGAGGGGCTGAATGTAAATGTATTGAATACAGTTGATTGTACTGCATGTAAATGTATTGAATACAGTTGATTGAATGAGGACACAGAAGGACTGTTGTCGTACTGGCCTGGGACTGTTCTTTTGGGTGGTCAGTTGTAACGTTTAATCTTAACCTgaattcactgtgtgtgtgtgtgtgtgtgtgtgtgtgtgtgtgtgtgtgtgtgtgtgtgtgtgtgtgcaggtgaagCTGTATGGCCACATCAGTCCGGACCACCTGCTGCAGGTGTGCCAGAGGGTGTGTCCTCTTCTGGAGAAGGAGGTTCCTGCCAGCGTCCCCGGGGTCCACAGTCTGCTGGGGGCGGGGCGACAGAGCCTGCTACGCACCAATAAGAGTTAGTATTGTAATCACATGACATGTTGGCCTGCTACGCACCAATAAGAGTCAGTACTGTAATCACATGACATGTTGGCCTGCTACGCACGAATAAGAGTCAGTATTGTAATCACATGACATGTTGGCCTGCTACGCACCAATAAGAGTCAgtattgttgtgtgtgtgctttACAAAGTATTACTTTGTAACCAAGTTAAATGCATGGATATTACAATACGTACATAATAAAGTACTAATTCTTAGTATTTACActattactacagagagccactgtgtttgggttgtgtgtttgggttgtgtgtttgggttgtgtgtgtgtgtgtgtgtgtgtttgggttgtgtgtgtgtgttcctgcaggTTGTAAACATGTGGTGTGGAAGGGTTCGGCCCTGGCAGCGCTGCACTGTGGTAGGCCCCCAGAGCCGCCAGTCATCTACGGGAGCCCGCCCAGCATTGGTAGGCTGCCTCTGATTGGTTAAATATTGTTGTTTTGATTATGTTGATCCAGTGTGTCCATGACTTTAATGAACAGAATAACATCTAGAATATaacataatatataatataatatataatataatacataatATAACACAGTGATGTGAAGGAAACAGGTCGTGTTGTTAGGTATGACGCTGTAACTgacaactctgtgtgtgtgtgtgtgtgtgtgtgtgtgtgtgtgtgtgtgtgtgtgtgtgtgtgtgtgtgtgtgtgtgtgtgtgtgtgtgtgtgtgtgtgtgtgtagtggagaCAGGTCATAGCCGTCGTCTGATTGGTTTGTACCGGCTGGGGCAGCTCCTTCCCACAGCGGTCTACGCACACATGAAAATGCACAAGAGGATTCTGGGACATCTGTCCTCTGTCTACTGCGTCACCTTCGACCGCACTGGACGCCGCATCTTCACCgtaagacctgtgtgtgtgtgtggtgggtttcCACATCTGGAGGGAATTTCAGTATAAGGTTTATATGTGGTGAGGTCACATGGTGAGGTCTGACCTCTTGACCCCAGTTCTTTTGGGAAGAAAGTGTGTTTTATTTACatctttacattttagtcatttaacagactctctgatccagagacattacagtagtgagtcatttaacagactctctgatccagagacttacagtagagagtcatttagcagactctctgatccagagacttacagtagtgagtcatttagcagactctctgatccagagccactacagtagtgagtcatttaacagactctctgatccagagccactacagtagtgagtcatttagcagactctgatccagagccactac
This genomic interval carries:
- the LOC120039814 gene encoding PH-interacting protein-like, which encodes MEEASSCRVNSDDYRAHFLRLTRPRTLKNNPKMESDSKIVAQLSSELYFLIVRFLQAGPCQNAAETLIREVEEKELLPTRRDWTGKEHHGRYEDLVKLYGHISPDHLLQVCQRVCPLLEKEVPASVPGVHSLLGAGRQSLLRTNKSCKHVVWKGSALAALHCGRPPEPPVIYGSPPSIVETGHSRRLIGLYRLGQLLPTAVYAHMKMHKRILGHLSSVYCVTFDRTGRRIFTVRP